The Canis aureus isolate CA01 chromosome X, VMU_Caureus_v.1.0, whole genome shotgun sequence region GAGGCACTGACACAGCCTGTCGCCAGCATCAGTGGGGTCCTCGTCTCCAGAGAAAGCAATCTTGTGTGAAGGCAGTACTATGCCTAGGAAAGCGGAGGTGGGATCTTGTTGGCGGTCTTGGTGAGGCAAGGGGCCAGTGGGGAGCTCCGAGTGCAGGCATTCCCGATCTGGGTAGGTATAGAGCTCTCTTAGCTCCCCAGGCCAACCTCTTTTGTTGGGCGCCACCGGCAAATCCTTCGCAGGCGCCCAGATTGCTCTGTGGAAGCCTTCGAGATCGCCTCTCCTACTTAGCGGTACTTTGCAAACCCAATCGACTTGCGTATTCTGCTTATCTAGACACTCTGCcctctgaaaaaaattatatatatattccactatCATCATCAACAACTCTCTTCATTGTACCTCTCCTCTCCATACAGATTTAGGGTAGGGAGTAAGTGGATGGGTAGATATCTCTTCCCCTCCTACCACCCCCTTCCCATTTTTAAGTAATTAGAAAACCATCAGCTCAATGAAGGAATAATCATAATAGCAATAGTAACGTGGCCGATTAGATACAAATTATCTCACAAATATTGTGTACAGCTTGTAGTAAAACACCGCAGACATTAAGAAACGctatagaagttttaaaaaaatgcaaaactagTCTATTGTAAAACAGATTTCACCTGAAATACGGCTGCTATAACCAAGGCGCTGTAAGGTTATTCAGAGGCACACATCTGTcgtcccacccccctcccctatCTTTACCCCACCCCCACGTTACCCCACTCCTTGTTCTTCCAAGAGAGGAGCAACCAAACAGACCTTACTCAAAATAAACAATATGTATTGATCAGCAGAGAAGGTTGGAGGAAGCAGTTGCCCAGGCGGCAGCATATAGGAGTTTCCTGCCTGGACTGCTTAACGCAACTGTGTATCAGCGTTGAGAAGCCTGGATGCCTGTGTGAGTGTGTTTCCTTTCTTAATATAAGTTAGAATcccttattttggaaaaaaaaatgtaagaaagaaaggaaaaaaaaaaagactggggagAGAGAGCCCTATCTAGATATCTAGATATTGCCATGTCTCTAGATAGCAATAATAAAGCTGAAGTAAAAggaagagagtgggagagagagaatcccgcGCTGCTCCCAGAGCGGCCGGCCACTTTCTTGCTTCCTGCAGTCAGAGATCGCGGCAGGACGTGTCTGTTTTCACCGTGTGCGAATAAACCTCATGTGGCTGCTGATCCCCTGGTGGagtcattcttttctctttctgtcttcgaTTACAGAACCAGACACGCACCACTTCTTTCTCCAACTGAAGGCTGTCTGCCAGCGAGGAAATCTCCTGCGCCGCAGGCTTGGGACACTTGAGGAAATGCGTTTCCAGAACGCCCTTGACACTCACCTCGATGGAGGTTCGCTTCTTGCGCTTACGGCCCTGAGCGGCGATTTTGTCAATGCTGGTCGGGCTCCCCGTGGACGAATCGGCCTCTTCCAGCCACTTGTTCAACAGCGGCTTCAGCTTGCACATGTTCTTGAAGCTCAGCTGCAAGGCCTCGAACCTGCAGATAGTGGTCTGTGAGAACACGTTGCCATACAGTGTGCCCAGCGCCAGCCCCACATCGGCTTGCGTGAAGCCCAACTTGATTCTTCTTTGTTTGAACTGTTTGGCGAACTGTTCCAACTCATCCGAGGTTGGTGTCTCCTCGTCTGAGTGGTCCTGGCAGTGGTGCGAGCCTAGATCGCTGTGGTCTGGGGGATCCCGGAGCACGGGGTGTAGGCTCTGTGCAGAGGCAGAGCCTGGTGGTGGGGTGAGCCCTCCGTGCTCCAGCATGCCACTCACTGTGAAGCCAGGCTGCGAGTACACGTTAAGGGGTTGGCCGCTGGACGTGATGGACGGGTTCGGAGCTGGGTTAGCCCCCCAGGCATTCGGGTGGTTAGTGTGCGGAGAGTGGTGAGCGACGTGCGGTGAGCGGTGATGGATGATCGCACCCAGCTGTAGATCTTCGCGCCCGGGCTTCACGTCCTGCTGGTCCAGAGGGTTGGTGGCCAGTGTGGAGGACCATGGGCCTCCATCGCCCAGACTGGTCACCCAATGATGCCCGAGAGGATGCCCATTGCTAGGAACTCCCTGCAAGTAATCACTTTGGAGAAGTTTCTGAGGGTTTCGGAAAGGACTCCCCTGCTGCATACCCGAGGAGTCCGCATGGACTAGGGAGCTAGAACTGAGAATGCTGTAGGGATTCGAGGCAGCTGTGGCCATGGTCGATGAGGATCCCCTACTAGTTATAATGTGGCAAAGGGAGCAGCTTCAGCCTTTGACATCTACGGTGCGTGGGGAGCCAAAGCAGCGAGAGAGTTACCGGCACGCTCTGTGGCCAATTGTAACTCTTCTTGGCCTGGCCAGCCATGGGCTCGGCCAATGGAGGCACGGGAGGCCGGGCTAACTTTCCAAATTTGGCTGGTGAAGCACTAGAGTTTCAGTGAGACCCGAGCAGGAAGTAAATCAATCTTTCGGCTCCATTGGCTGCCTGGCGCTGAGTGGCGGCGGCTCATTTGGttagcccccacccccacacacacaccccacccccacccctggctgcGTGGATATTTGTAGCGGAGGGGGAAGTATAAGAGGAAACTGTGTTTGTGTTTTGGGGGGGTGGATAGGAGGTGAGGTAGAAAAATGGTTTTAGAATtccttttgtattatttatattaaccgaaatagagaaagaaaaatatattaaaacaatataACCAGTTTAAATATCAACTAGATTTTAATGGATTGGGATTTTTATCAAATTCATTTAGCGTTCTGGGTTAGTTCTGTGCAGAGGACTGCAAAACCAAATCTTGCTGCAAACTTTGAGCAAAGGAAACCCTTTGATAGGACCTTAGATCTATCAGACTGAAGTTCATGATTCCAGTAAGAACTATTTCGACTTGTTTTGTTTCGTTCTATCATTTATAAGAAACTCAATACCAAAGTCAGAAAGCATCTAAGAAAGAGATATCTAgcttctgaaaatttttatttaaggcaTGAAGAACTAGAAGATTCTGGGAAAATCTTATGTGATAAAAGTGATAAAACCTAATGTGATACTGGCAAAATTCAGTTATTTTGAAGTTTCCCTTCCAATCCAGTTGGTCAGTTGGATGACTTGGTTTTTATTACTGCTCCATGTCAGCTCCCATCAGGGATCCCAGAACTTTTTTCAGAGGCAATGCTTGCTGAAATAGGCAGCCCTCCCTCACACTCACCCCAAACATTCAGTGGACCAATTCCGGGTAGGTACAGTGAAGAACATTCATGACTACCGCACCCATCCCCTGGGAAAATTGTTTATAACATGCACTGCTATCCTCTTCATTCCAGAAAAGTTGAAGTAAATGGGAATCATTTAGTGTGCTCcgaaaattcagagaaataaagaaatgagagatgagagatggCAGGCTATTTGGCATTAAGGACCGCTCCCCCCTGCCCgcagccgcccccaccccctacACCCCACCCCCTGCGGCCACCACCACATCCCCATCAGTTTGGATTTGCTTTCAGCTTGGGAGAACTGGACTGTTTTCACATTTTGCTTAGAGGAAACAAGAAAGACTTGTACTCCTAAGCTTTTATAAGTTAGGAAAGGGCAAGTCCCACGTACTTCACAGCCCTGCGCAAAGGCATTGCTTGTAAGCTGAGTGGAGTGAAAATGCAAAGTCTTTAGATTTGCTCTAgctgagaaaaggaaacaagggaTACCCAGCTGGAtttctgaagtaaaaaaaaaaatgaccttccATTGCATGATTTTGAAGATAACCTAGCTGCGTAATTATATTTGCACTTAGTGAAGACTGCATCAGAGTTCCCTTATTGGTTTGAAATTCCATTAAATATATTGCAAGAGCTCCTAGGTTTAGCTTGATTTAAATTTGcatacattttcatatatttagcagaaataaaagaaggctTGCAGCTACCAGAAAGTCATTAAGGCATTAGTTTCTCTAAGAAGACAGATCTgaagaaaatgcaagaaaatgagaaaaaataaaaacaaggtgAGCTTATTCTGCCATTCCTTTATATAGATAAAGAGCATGCATTTCCTGTGAAATGAGTAATTTCTTATTGAGAGCAGAGACCGATAGGAATTTATATTGGTAAATGTAAATTGTGTCTATTAAGCAGGAAGACCAGGCATCTGGTTGagatctatttctttctttccctctctcttaaaaacaaaacaaaacaaaaaaggataaaCACTTAGTAGTTACTGGCAGAGATGATAATTTGCcatcttctccccctcctctttctcaCTGAAattgtggtttcctttgctgttgtcctattattatatatatatatatatatatatatatatatatatatatatatattatatatctgcTTTTAAactagaaattgttttttttcctttccctctcttcctctgtcccctcttcttccttcctttccttttatctATCTCCTCTTTCTGTAGAAGAACGTCTTTTCTTTAACTGCCAACTGTGTATATCTTCCTTTGTAAGGATACAATCTCATTTGTGCCTGAACTTTTGCTTCCTGAAGAAAAAAGTACTtgttaaaatcatacaaaaataaaagttttcaggTGCTCTGTTAGACTGCCTGTTCAAGGGTCCATTTGGTAGTCTATCTCACATCAGTTTAGAGGTCAGAGGGAAACACAGTGAAGGAACCAGAAGAGCAAAAAGATTATGATCATGCCATGTTGTTATAATGTTGTGTTCCCCACCTCCACCATCACAGCTTCCTTTGAGTGAAAGAGTTACTAATCTTAGTCTAGCTATTTAGGGGGTTAAGGCAATTATCAATTTATAAGGCTTTTACATGGAGAAAAAAGGGGGTCCTTTTCCAATTCTGACTTGCCTGAATTCTTATAATCAACCTTCCTCTAGCCCTTAGCCTCTACTCTAGGCAATCAGTTTTGCCAGGCTTTCAAAAGCGGTTCAGACCCTGcccagaggctggggagggagcagCTTTCGGGAGGATGTATTTGCACCTAGCGACAGGTTTTTCACACCTTTGTTCTGCAGTCCTTTAATGTAAGAATAGCTTCtgacagaagtaaaaaaaaaagtaataatctttcttttccttttcttcttttttcttctttcccttcgtccctctctttccttccctctttccttccttccttctttcctttttaaaaaaatagttcccATGAATATGGACACTACCTAATTCAGGTGCAGTCCTATCCTCTAACAGCTGTAATAGAATCTTCTTTTACAtgtaagatgttttattttttgaagaaaataccTGCATATAGTAAAATATTCTTGCTGCTCTAACTAATCTGCTGGAGAGGTTTCCTTCGCCCTCTCCTGTCAGTCTAACTTCCCAAGTGTAACAGATGCCGCTCTCAAGCGCTCCTTTCTGTGGCTTCTCTTTATTCAGCCTCGCATATTTCTCCCCATGATCTGGGTTTCCATAGAGAGAGGAATAAAAGGGGGGACCTTGGTCACAAATCCCCTGCCCCATGCAAAATAAAAGAGCCTCATTCAATAGACGACCCCGTCTGGACATGGGAGAGAAATAAGTACATGCGAAGCTACTGTTGCAAAGAGCTTGTAACTTATTTTTCATAGATTGATTTTGCCTTAAATGCAAAGTTACCACTGATAACCTGTTCTCTTGGGTATTTGGGCTAAATGCACAGCTTGGTGTTCTTTTCATCCTGATCTTCAACTCCACTGCGAGGTCCTCAGATCTGATTTACCACAGATATAGCTATGGTTTGAATATAATAATAACTGCCCAACCCTACAAGGTTGAGGTAGCTAAAAGTCATCTAGAAGGGGTGCCCAACTTAAAAATGGAGGAACTGTAATTTTACTGAGAGTCCACACACCTATCTCCAGCAAGGAAGTACAGGTTTCTGTTTCTTGCTATGCCAGCACACAGCACAAACTTTATTCTTCCTTGGGTTGCCTTCACACCCAAATTATCCATCActgtgtttgttttctaagagggaattttcattaatttctgaaaGCAAGGCAGATTGGTTTGATTTATTtacatgttcattcatttatttgtaagcTGGAAGTTCACCGTGACTCTCCTTCCTCACAAAATTTAAGGATACAAAACAACTCCTGAGTGTCTTTCCAGACATTCCTAGCCACTCTGAAAGCTAGGAAGGACtcataaagaaattaagaagattAATGTGGTTGAAGTTGCACTCCTGTGGTAGCGCAGTAACATGGTCACAGCTGGGCAGTCTATGCTCAGGTTCATTCAGAAATGGAGATTATGCCTCTTGTAGATTTTATAGATGAATGTAGATTATGAAGCATTCTCATTATCTGTACAAGTTGCAGGAGGGGGAGGTGGTCTGAGGCTGACAGGAGTTAGGATGGGGATCAGGAAAGAAGTCCAAAGGACCATATTTGAATGTGTATAACACAGCATGAATTTCCAGACAGTAGGACATGGCACACAGGTGTGACCTTAATATTGGCAATTTCATCTTCAACACAAGTCCACTTTGGAAATAGGATTACTTAGATTGGGCTTGAAAGGGACAAgtacacaatttctttttttataacctGGAGCTcataagggaaggaaaacaatTGGACAGCTTCTGAAAGcgaaaaagaaagaagctttttTCTTGGAATATGTACCTTGAGCTCATTAGAGTTTTTTAGCGTGACTCACAGTTGCCCTTCAGAGAACCAGCCTACTGTAGCCCTCTTacagttgttgttgttattgttcttctTCGTCCTCCtccaccatttctttttctccttctccttcttctctatcttcttcctccttctcctcttcttttcttttattcctcttccttctcctttccaccctccttctcccctttctctttcttctcccttccgcTTTCTTCTTGACAAACAgttgggagggaagggaaaggggctCAAAATATTCTGgggagaatcttttaaaaattatacactgTTAATAGACATTAACCAATAGTGATTCAAGctcaattaattcattttttagatCTCTATTGGCTCTCCTTGAACATGAGGAAAAGAACcttcagagaaaagggaagaggaagtggGGAAGGATGATAGCATACAGTGAATGCTGCAGCAGACAcaggttaatttaaaaaataaaatctccatcaTGAAGAAATTTAATACAAATACCTCAATCTTCAAGAACATTAGTCATTTACTAACAAAATCAATTGTCAGTTGGGAAGTGCTGAGGAATTGTGTGGTTGGGGCTGTGATAGGATGGTTAGAGGAAAGATCAGGACAATAGAGACCCTTACTGCGAAGGGAAAGGATGCTGGCTCCTGCAGCTGTGTTGTCAAAGTCCCTTTGATTCAGTATCAGTTTCTCTTCTGAGATCAATTCCTCCCTTGCCATTGCCATTGTCAATGGGTGAACTCGGATCTTACAGGTTCCCAGGGAAAGAGCTCTATAGAGACAGAGCTATTGTGCAGTACTCTGTGTGGCTCTCATTTTCCTGGTACTAGGATTTGGGGTGTCTAGAAGTCTTTGTGGACATTTTCCAGTCCCTTGTTTAGCACTCTAGACAGAGCCTAGTTTCAGAAAAGCCCAGTTGATGATTTTACAAAATACAGACCTCACGTggtattaactttattttttaatggaagagcAGAGTATTTCCAAATTTAAACTGTAGTGGTGGTTTTTATcgttattttgattttttcttaaagtcaGAAATGGTGAAAgtattaaagaagagaaaaatgttccATCTGTATGATAGATCAGAGGGAGTGTAGAGATAATTTATTACTTTAAACTCTGTGGATCAGTATCCAAGATATCAATAAATTACCTAGTTGAACATTTAGACACCTTCTGTAAGTCACTTTTGTAAAGAGAGATGCCTCAAATTGCAAAACAAACACTTCTCCCTCATGGGTGGATTAAGGTTTTAACATGCAAGATTGTAAGAATGCTCTGATTTCATTCATAACTGAGATTGTTTTTCTTGCACTCttgtccctcccccatcccccagctcTTTCCTTAGTAATACTATTTACTGAAATGGCTAGCATTCTGTAATCCTGTGAGGTGAAGGGACTACAGGAAACTTGATTACAGATCAAAATACGGGCTCCTTTCAGGAAAAGACCTTCAGTAAATAATCTGCAGAGTGTTCTGGGCTCACATTACAATTTACAGACCCCCCAAGTGAGCAAAAAACTAGACCACATTTGAAAATGATCAAGTGATCAGATTTAACTTGCTATCTTTATtcagaaattttgatttttttcctagaggGATTGAGTAGGGAAGGGGGCTGataattgtgagaaaaaaaaaaaaaggaaagagatacaTGTTAACATGTTTGGGGAAAAGTCCACTTTGCAAGGACATTTTGGGaacttgactttttctttttttacaagaATACTAGTGCTTTCTCTGGTGTGATTGTTGTGTTCATTCTTGGGGGAGTACTGTAGGTTTCCTGAGGGCTGTTAAAATCTCCATCTCTTGTAACATTTTTTGAGCCCTCTCTTGCACTTTACCTTACTTTCAACTGGGGAAAGCAATTTGGCTCCCCTGCTTAGAAAACAGATCTACTTGATCTAATATTTTGGTTTCCAGCTGCCTGTGAACACAAGCCATTGGGcatgtgtattttaaatgcaagaacttttggaatttgttttctttctttttttaataataagtttattttttattggtgttcaatttgccaacatgcagaataatacccagtgctcatcccgtcaagtgcccccctcagtgccagtcaccccttcacccccaccccccgccctcctccccttccaccacccctagtttgtttcccagagttaggagtctttatgttctgtctcaaatttctgatatttcccacacatttcttcccccttcccttatattccctttcactattatttatattccccaaatgaatgagaacatataatgtttgtccttctccgactggcttacttcactcagcataataccctccagttccatccacgttgaagcaaatggtgggtatttgttgtttctaatggctgagtaatattccattgtatacaaaaaccacatcttctttatccattcatctttcgatggacaccgaggctccttccacagtttggctattgtggacattgctgctataaacatcggggtaccatacacaaagaaaaactcaaaatgtatgaaagatctaaacgtgagacaa contains the following coding sequences:
- the POU3F4 gene encoding POU domain, class 3, transcription factor 4 — translated: MATAASNPYSILSSSSLVHADSSGMQQGSPFRNPQKLLQSDYLQGVPSNGHPLGHHWVTSLGDGGPWSSTLATNPLDQQDVKPGREDLQLGAIIHHRSPHVAHHSPHTNHPNAWGANPAPNPSITSSGQPLNVYSQPGFTVSGMLEHGGLTPPPGSASAQSLHPVLRDPPDHSDLGSHHCQDHSDEETPTSDELEQFAKQFKQRRIKLGFTQADVGLALGTLYGNVFSQTTICRFEALQLSFKNMCKLKPLLNKWLEEADSSTGSPTSIDKIAAQGRKRKKRTSIEVSVKGVLETHFLKCPKPAAQEISSLADSLQLEKEVVRVWFCNRRQKEKRMTPPGDQQPHEVYSHTVKTDTSCRDL